A segment of the Xenorhabdus bovienii SS-2004 genome:
TGCTGTTGGGCATACATTAGGCAACAATGCCGAGAATGCAGCCGTTATCAGCAAAATGATCCGTGTCATGATGTTAGCTCCCTTTCTACTACTGCTCTCTGGTTATATTAGTCGGATAGAGGCTAAAAACTTTGGCAGTGATCAAGATCAAAAAAAATCCCCAGTCAGTATTCCGTGGTTTGCTATATTTTTCATTGCTACGGCAGGACTAAACTCTTTTCATTTATTACCTGGCTCCCTTATCAAACATATTATTACCGCCGATACCATCATGCTAGCAATGGCAATGGTTGCATTAGGTTTAACGACTCATGTCAGCGCCATTCGTCAGGCTGGAGTTAAACCGATTCTGCTGGCATTCTTCCTGTTTATCTGGCTTATAGCTGGAGGATTAGTTGTCAATCAAGGAATCCAACGGATATTGGGTTAAGTGAGAACAAGCGTTAAATTGTATTCTCTGTTTTTGACAGAGATTTTTTTGGCAGGATGAACAATGCCATAATAGTGAAACAAAATTAGAAGAGGAAAAAATATGAAATTTGTTGGAGCCCATGTGAGCGCTGCTGGTGGTGTTGATCAGGCGGTGATCCGAGCGCATGAGTTACAGGCAACCGCCTTCGCCTTATTCACGAAAAATCAGCGCCAATGGCATGCCCCACCATTATCGGCAGATGTCATTGATAAGTTCATAGCCAATTGTGAACGTTATGGCTATGGCAGCCAACAAATTCTTCCCCACGACAGTTACCTGATCAACCTTGGTCATCCCGAAGCAGAAGCGCTGGAAAAATCCCGCGCCGCCTTTTTTGATGAAATGCAGCGTTGTGAACAACTAGACATTGATTTACTTAACTTCCATCCAGGAAGTCATCTCAAAAAAATCGATATTGATAAATGTCTCGCCCGAATTGCCGAGTCTATCAATATCGTGCTGGACAAAACACAGGGTGTAACCGCTGTCATTGAAAACACGGCCGGTCAGGGAACCAATCTAGGCTTTAAATTTGAACAACTTGCAGCCATTATTGAAGGTGTTGAAGATAAAAACCGTGTTGGTGTCTGTATTGATACCTGCCATGCTTTTGCAGCAGGTTATGACTTACGCACGGAAAAAGACTGCGAAGCAACTTTCGAGGCATTCGATAAAATTGTTGGGTTTAAGTACCTGCGAGCTATGCATCTCAACGACGCCAAGAGCGAATTTTCCAGTCGTGTTGATCGCCATCATAGCCTTGGAGAAGGCAATATTGGCAATACACCGTTCAGCTACATTATGAAAGATGACCGTTTCAATGGCATTCCATTGGTTCTTGAAACGATCAATCCAGGCATCTGGGATCAGGAAATTGCTTGGCTGAAATCCCAACAGAATTGATTACCTGAAAGAAGTCAGCTCAATCTTTGACATCATTGATGCAAGTTCCGTGCGGCTCTTGATCCCTACATTCGGCTGGCTGACCGTAAGTGCAGAAACTGCGGTTGCCAGACGCAAAGTGTGTTCACTGGTTTCACGCATTAATAAGCCGTAAACTAACCCTCCTACCATCGAGTCCCCAGCCCCAACAGTACTGACAATTTCACAATACGGTGGTTTTGCCAGCCATGCGCCTGAGGCATTGACCCATAACGCCCCTTGTTCTCCCAATGAAATGACGACATGGGCAATCCCTCTATTACGCAATTCATGGGCGGCATTAATCACGCTATCTAGGTCAGGCAATGGCTTACCAGCCCAAATTTCCAACTCATCACGATTAGGTTTTACCAGCCACGGTGACGCCTCCAGACCAGCAACAAAGGCTTCCCGGCTGCTGTCAAAAATTATACAGGGGCAACGTTGTTTCAATTGCAGCATCCAATCCGCAAATGATTCCGGTAAAACGCCCTCTGGCAAACTACCACTGACTACCACCATATCGAACTGCCCCAGCCAGTCGAGAGAATCACTGACAAAATAATTCCACTCTTCTGCTGTCACATGGAAACCTGAAAAATTGAAATCCGTCACTTCACCGTATTTTTCTGTCAATTTCACATTGATACGCGTTCGGCCTGAGACCAAATGAAATCGGCTTATCATATTGTTTTTACCAAAGAACTTTTGAAATCCTTCCTGATTTTCTCGTCCCAGAAAACCGCTGACCGTGACATCAATGCCCAAATCACGCAGCACCTTCGCAACATTGTTCCCTTTACCCGCAGCATGCAATCCTGCGGTCTGTACGCGATTAACAGTTCCCTTGGTAATATTTGGGCATAAACCAACTAAATCATAAGCTGGATTTAAGGTAATTGTGGCAACTCGACGACTCATCTTGCCCGGTGTCTCCTGAGTAAACAATCATAAGTAATATTAAGATTTCTCTGTTATTTATAACATCAAAATTGAATCGTTTCAGTTAAAATTACCACTTGATTGATCGTTGTGTTATCTCGATCTAAAAGTAAAAATATGCCGAGAGAAGATTGCTTGTCAGATGACGAAAATAAAACCACTACAGATAATTTAAAATCTATCTTCATCATCATGGATAAATTCCAGCCGGAGGAATATACAGTGTCAGTTGTTGTCGGAGTTGGTGTCATCATTATTAATGATAAAGGTGAAGTCCTGCTGGGAAAACGCACCAGCCAGCACGCACCCTATTGGTCAATCTTTGGTGGGCACGTCGATCCAGGTGAAACTTTTGAAGAATGTGCCATCCGAGAAATTCAGGAAGAAACTGGATTAACGATTCAAGATCCTAAAGTCTATGGTGTCTGCAATAATCTCGAAACCTACCATGAAGAAGGAAAACATACAGTTTCTGTCTGTTTATTGGCACATCACCCTGGAGGTGAGCCACAACTAATGGAACCTGAAAAATGTGAGCAGTTAATCTGGTGTGATCCTCATCAGCTACCAGAACCCCACTTTGAAGCCAGCCGCAATGCCATCAAGCTATGGCAAATGGAAAAATTCTATCTTATCGCTTAAAACAACCCATCTTCTCAAGTGCTTTTCAGGCGGGTTATTTCATATAACCTGATCCCACATTTGTATGAAAAATACAACAAAAGGAATTTACTTATCATCCATAAATATTTGTTTACACATATCATTCATTAACGTATCGTCAAGCTAGTACAAGGTAGTACTATTAATTAGGAGTCTACATGACCATTGAGGTAACGCAAAATTTAAAACGTCCCTCCATACTTGGAGGCACAATGATCATTGCCGGCACTGCCGTCGGTGCAGGTATGTTTTCCATTCCTATTGCTACTTCAGGTGTATGGTTTACAGGATCAATAATTTTGCTGGTATATACTTGGGCATGTATGTACTTCTCTGGCTTAATGATTCTGGAAGCTAATCTTAATTATCCGTCTGGCTCTAGTTTCCATACTGTTACTAAAGATTTACTGGGTAAAGGCTGGAGTACACTCAATGGCCTATCTATCGCCTTCGTTTTGTATATCCTGACCTATGCTTATGTTTCAGCCGGCAGCTCGGTTTTGTTTCATAATTTTACGCATTTCCTTCCCCTGCCTCAATCGGGAACTGGGTTGCTGTTCGCGCTGATCGTTGCCTTTATTGTCTGGATGTCCACCAAAGCAGTTGATCGCTTAAGTACCATTTTGATAGGCGGCATGGTAATAACATTTATTATGTCAGTTG
Coding sequences within it:
- the nfo gene encoding deoxyribonuclease IV; this encodes MKFVGAHVSAAGGVDQAVIRAHELQATAFALFTKNQRQWHAPPLSADVIDKFIANCERYGYGSQQILPHDSYLINLGHPEAEALEKSRAAFFDEMQRCEQLDIDLLNFHPGSHLKKIDIDKCLARIAESINIVLDKTQGVTAVIENTAGQGTNLGFKFEQLAAIIEGVEDKNRVGVCIDTCHAFAAGYDLRTEKDCEATFEAFDKIVGFKYLRAMHLNDAKSEFSSRVDRHHSLGEGNIGNTPFSYIMKDDRFNGIPLVLETINPGIWDQEIAWLKSQQN
- the fruK gene encoding 1-phosphofructokinase, with translation MSRRVATITLNPAYDLVGLCPNITKGTVNRVQTAGLHAAGKGNNVAKVLRDLGIDVTVSGFLGRENQEGFQKFFGKNNMISRFHLVSGRTRINVKLTEKYGEVTDFNFSGFHVTAEEWNYFVSDSLDWLGQFDMVVVSGSLPEGVLPESFADWMLQLKQRCPCIIFDSSREAFVAGLEASPWLVKPNRDELEIWAGKPLPDLDSVINAAHELRNRGIAHVVISLGEQGALWVNASGAWLAKPPYCEIVSTVGAGDSMVGGLVYGLLMRETSEHTLRLATAVSALTVSQPNVGIKSRTELASMMSKIELTSFR
- a CDS encoding nucleotide triphosphate diphosphatase NUDT15 yields the protein MSVVVGVGVIIINDKGEVLLGKRTSQHAPYWSIFGGHVDPGETFEECAIREIQEETGLTIQDPKVYGVCNNLETYHEEGKHTVSVCLLAHHPGGEPQLMEPEKCEQLIWCDPHQLPEPHFEASRNAIKLWQMEKFYLIA